The following nucleotide sequence is from Chthoniobacterales bacterium.
CGTCACCACGAAGATTCTCGGCGTTTCGGAGGTCTATTACCTGCACAACATGCTGCACTTCACCGGCGGCAGGGACGTGGCCATGGGGCTGATCAAGGGCATGGTCTTCGGCGTCCTCATCGTTTTTGTCAGTTGCCACCAGGGCCTGACCGCACGCGAAGGAGCCGTGGGCGTCGGTCGCGCCACCACCGAAGCCGTGGTCATTGGATCGCTCTTCATCCTGGTGGTGAATTTTTTCCTGACCATGACCCTCAACATCTTTTTCCCGGCCGGAAAATGACGACACACGCGCGGCCGCGGGAGGTCATTTCGGTGGACAACCTGGTCCAGACCATCGGCGGGCAGGAAATACTCCGGGGATTCAGCCTCAAGGTTTACGAGGGTGAGACCTTGGTCCTGCTCGGGCGCAGCGGCGGCGGCAAAAGCGTGTTCCTGCGCCATCTCATCGGGCTGATGCAACCGCTCGAAGGCCGCATCATCGTGGAAGGGCAGGACATCGCGCACTTGAAGGAACGCGAGATGGCCCGCATCCGCCACTGCATGGGCATGGTTTTCCAGAACGGCGCACTCTTCGACTCGATGAACGTCGGGGAGAATGTCGCTTTCCCGCTGCGTGAACGCGGCGAGACGGACGAAGCCAAAATCGGCGAAAAGGTCCGAGAGGCGCTGCAGATGGTCGATCTCCACGGCCACCAGCACAAGATGCCGGTCAACCTCAGCGGCGGAATGCGCAAGCGCGTCGCGCTGGCCCGCGCCCTCGTCAGCCAGCCGCGAT
It contains:
- a CDS encoding ABC transporter ATP-binding protein, with the protein product MTTHARPREVISVDNLVQTIGGQEILRGFSLKVYEGETLVLLGRSGGGKSVFLRHLIGLMQPLEGRIIVEGQDIAHLKEREMARIRHCMGMVFQNGALFDSMNVGENVAFPLRERGETDEAKIGEKVREALQMVDLHGHQHKMPVNLSGGMRKRVALARALVSQPRCMLYDEPTAGLDPIVADSIDLLIRRLQRKLGVTSIVVTHDMKSAFTIADHVALLHEGQCYFYGSCDQLRASTDPVIRDFVEGRSHEAP